The following are encoded together in the Hoplias malabaricus isolate fHopMal1 chromosome 3, fHopMal1.hap1, whole genome shotgun sequence genome:
- the prr12a gene encoding proline-rich protein 12: protein MERNYPGAGFGDLGAGAGWSYERSAKASLVYGSSRSSHPESELLHRQAYATPHPLQSYATNHHPGSSGQGGAWGAAGRSLSLSGLFDAGLHHASPSGPDPSVMNLISALESRGPQPPPSASSLLSQFRTPSWQTAMHTPAPAELFISGALPGSGSFPSSSALSAYQHPASFSGRSFPGVTPSLSLQDTPTFSPTSNGLLSPHDPLLHIKTPSQSGLGFDRLLSTQGAAAAYRGSHDPSAGGGVTSAQASSAASASARHLQSHQFNLLSSQLQDQSSQLYSASVFSSTPAPPQPSSQERTVPRQDSVIKHYQRPSPAQASASTPHPLQHYLSCGVSGYQQAPHPRHAGLSCSPLGEHSPSSDHKPSPRTEQYRPIIQPSYGSSSSSSSGGPGKGSKSSSSSGYSSSGSGSSSRTPHTPPSASSASSSSSSSSSSSASAGARQSNSIPTSSSTAASSRQQPSSQSVSHPPQTHSQPPPSTSNSSQQPLPKACLSGYGSPVAPVKSSSSLTGQTPPQQQPQSFSPSQPPPSHLSQSYGGFSSPQTHDLPSARTSGVSKGYGNLGSQSFSAESVYGTDSGYGSLPPSLGGAGSPSMGYAASGHSPALLRSGASGGTAGGTSNGASTGTGGGNNVGGGGGGGGGGGSYHIPDSSPSPSGNSGIIRPGLHSPAPSRPAQSPVGTGSNKYLSSVLSPSFLPSPQGFPDTRGARSQAYHPSAPPKTKSDANILGVAESRPQQDDDDDDDFLIQHLLQAQSPTPQTSHHHAPQSHHSSQPTQQPPVLPPQDGNKGLFNEMSKSSEERYHLQSVIRTHSANSNAAVSGAASGAGLDGQLEMSLKKQHQQQQQQQQHKHQQQQQQQQQKSNRTVPESGGRGSSDQTHTHHHHDSMGSVVHYGQGDPYSQHSMPQHPSSHHQHAPHTPTHTHLHAHSHMDLQKKTQDSAEMAYMRKTPDLQQHHHQHQQAHQQQQTPHHQTHQQQHQQQQQQQRQSQSQTLMDSPTDQSHQPSHLLQSVLSHTTRSKMDPQQQQHTLMEAASGVTAAETHTQPQASQLQLQLQTQALEAASHYGRSSQHQDQNHAKSTTVSSLDMLERSLSRTSSQEGGMMDDRVGNEGSRGSSGGTTAASVERHRSQDQQRLSSHHPPQHHQSELHSYLSDPDLGLSTPTHGHHLSHHHHQPQQPPQASQLPNSHHQHAHQQHPSQQSHHHLAAQSASATAQQPEQPHRSAQLPQGQLEQQHQADHHFDTRSSAVKNNQSQNQSQQSQRFVPLTSICFPDSLLPDEDRSFFPAMEDMFCPEEYKSSCPGGSGQSQDGVAQPQTGQEGMEGMKATPEGGGDDTGASYDMLGPHGDQDYGQYCHDLSEPDNATMHLDLDSLKTHELPSTVNTEQLGLIQSQPPSLGMGNAGNVGEGSGGKLGSSGGTGSGTGGLTSPIFCSSRPKKLLKSSSFHLLKERPDPNSLPKKSYAQEYEFEDDEDKANVPADIRLNSRRLPDLIPDLVSSCRKSGGTMSPLMGDLDFGYHSLGPPPQLLPNDGPKKRGRKPTKPKREGPPRPRGRPRIRPLPEPHHSRGMLGECGGGYLAERGRTRGRGRGRGRRDETMMDMDSKEQGQLYQQHMQQQSMHHQSQQQEPIKPIKIKLPIGTMSSSDALLRTDSLSGTDPALSDGSVGSAPSLGLSPGTPGVPDLNRPQDKNKSKTQEMEEKESEKTGFVASFLDFLKSGKRSGSSSGNGDSSPGKSGGIRPISPPPPPPPAPAASSAYGDSEGDGGLSLGGCPSPCKRLDEELKRNLETLPSFSSDEEDSVGKNQDLQKSISSAISALYDTPQLSTTTMQPPSLPPPPPAPLTPTQHPPSLSPQTPTHLHTQPPSQAHTQSMEPAVLQREEQDDEAEEEKMKDVDDEEEEEEEKEALEKEPEMEMLTIPKVGDSPKEAPQTAAPSSLPPLFPSSPEPSSSPSPPPLPPLSLPSPLPQLEENPSPIQQSPPPPSSPVAPSLPVLSPPAPAPPPSASPPHSSPPPSSPPPPPPIPTPPPAPPQPAPAPSSPEETPVPQILPLHLAQKQSGAAITGETDEDESESAGEGIFRERDEFVVRIEDIRTLKMALQTGREPPPIWRVQKALLQKFAPEIKDGQRQFCATSNYLGYFGDAKKRYQRLYVKFLENVNKKDYVRVCSRKPWHRPSVTLRRQQSQSVPKIAAPPNNQPPPRATRDERAKDRENAKEKEQREAREKNNVRAKDQQEKERMAKLKEREEKKEREKKMLPPPLAPQKTEKRSAAMERAKSKEEKKAQEEKRVERKTSVKQQPVKVKAEPPPKKRRKWLKVPEVPSSSESDSSASEEEISVKAGLNTRVMKEMYRSYVEMLVSTALDPDMIQALEDTEDELYLPPMRKIDSILVEQKRKLLKRVNMSSQHQEALHAFPQIKAEPLDSGTVRLRLGGECYNRKTLNRVKKSVPKPQDFKLSTEMCRFYSLYHSLHHYKYHTFLICKKETVAVEQASEDPGQEEVVQQCMANQSWLDTLFNSFLELMTLSAKA from the exons GTCTGTCTGGACTTTTTGATGCTGGGCTACACCACGCAAGTCCCTCAGGTCCAGATCCATCTGTTATGAACCTGATCTCTGCTTTGGAGTCCCGGGGTCCACAGCCACCGCCCTCagcctcctctctcctctcccagTTCCGCACTCCCTCTTGGCAGACGG CGATGCACACTCCTGCCCCTGCAGAACTCTTCATCTCTGGTGCCCTTCCAGGTTCTGGATCGTTCCCCTCATCCTCTGCCTTATCAGCCTATCAACACCCAGCATCATTTTCCGGGCGCTCATTTCCAGGGGTGACCCCTTCGCTTTCACTTCAAGACACTCCTACATTTAGCCCCACCTCCAATGGCCTGCTCTCGCCCCACGATCCTCTGCTGCACATCAAGACACCCTCTCAGTCAGGTCTGGGCTTCGATCGCCTGTTGTCAACTCAAGGTGCTGCTGCAGCTTACCGTGGGAGCCACGATCCCAGTGCAGGAGGTGGTGTCACGTCTGCGCAAGCTTCTTCAGCGGCTTCAGCATCCGCGCGTCATCTGCAGTCTCATCAGTTTAACCTGCTGTCCTCACAGCTTCAGGACCAGTCCTCACAGTTATACAGCGCGTCTGTGTTTTCCTCCACTCCCGCTCCACCCCAGCCAAGCTCCCAAGAGCGGACTGTACCGCGACAAGACAGCGTCATCAAGCACTACCAGCGTCCCTCGCCAGCACAGGCTTCTGCCTCCACACCTCACCCCCTCCAGCACTACCTCAGCTGTGGAGTGTCTGGGTATCAGCAGGCCCCTCATCCTCGTCATGCCGGCCTCTCCTGCAGTCCCCTTGGAGAGCATAGTCCTTCTTCTGACCATAAGCCCTCCCCCAGAACCGAGCAGTACCGACCTATCATCCAGCCCTCTTATGGatcttcctcatcctcatcttccGGTGGCCCAGGGAAGGGCTCGAAAAGCAGTTCCAGTAGTGGCTACTCTTCCTCCGGCTCTGGGTCCTCCTCCAGAACCCCTCATACGCCCCCTTCCGCTTCCTCTGCCTCGTCCTCTTCATcgtcttcatcttcttcttcggCGTCTGCTGGTGCTCGCCAGTCGAACTCCATTCCCACCTCAAGCTCTACGGCTGCATCCTCCCGGCAGCAACCATCATCTCAGTCTGTGTCTcatccccctcaaacacactctcagccTCCTCCCAGCACTTCTAACTCCTCACAGCAGCCCCTTCCCAAAGCTTGCCTCTCAGGCTATGGCTCCCCAGTAGCTCCAGTTAAGTCATCCAGCAGTTTGACAGGACAGACTCCTCCCCAGCAGCAGCCTCAGTCATTCTCTCCAAGCCAGCCCCCTCCATCTCATTTATCTCAGTCCTATGGAGGATTCAGCTCACCACAAACCCATGACCTGCCTTCAGCCAGGACCTCAGGTGTTTCCAAAGGGTATGGCAACCTGGGGAGCCAGTCATTCTCGGCAGAATCAGTATATGGGACAGATTCAGGTTATGGGTCATTGCCTCCATCACTAGGTGGGGCTGGGAGCCCCTCAATGGGCTATGCTGCCTCAGGGCACTCTCCAGCGTTATTACGTTCAGGGGCAAGTGGGGGAACAGCTGGTGGCACTAGCAATGGAGCCAGTACTGGTACAGGAGGTGGAAACAAcgtgggaggaggaggaggtggaggaggtggtggaggttCTTATCACATCCCAGACTCAAGCCCATCTCCATCTGGCAACTCTGGAATCATCCGCCCAGGTTTACACTCTCCTGCTCCTTCAAGACCTGCTCAGTCACCCGTTGGAACAGGATCCAACAAATACCTGTCCTCTGTCCTCTCTCCTTCCTTCTTACCCTCCCCACAAGGGTTTCCAGACACCAGAGGAGCTCGATCACAAGCCTATCACCCCTCTGCACCCCCGAAAACGAAGTCTGACGCCAACATTCTTGGTGTAGCCGAGTCTCGGCCTCAACAGGATGACGATGACGACGACGACTTCCTCATCCAGCATCTGCTCCAGGCTCAAAGTCCGACTCCCCAAACATCCCACCATCACGCCCCTCAAAGCCATCATTCCTCACAGCCTACCCAGCAGCCTCCGGTTCTTCCACCTCAGGATGGAAACAAGGGCTTGTTCAATGAAATGAGCAAGAGCTCAGAGGAGAGATATCACCTACAGAGCGTCATTAGAACTCATAGCGCCAATTCGAATGCTGCAGTGTCCGGAGCAGCGAGTGGAGCAGGCCTTGATGGCCAGTTGGAGATGTCGCTAAAGAAGCAGCAtcagcaacagcagcaacagcaacaacacaaacatcaacagcagcagcagcagcagcaacagaaGAGCAACCGGACTGTCCCTGAAAGCGGAGGACGAGGGAGCTCTgatcaaacccacacccacCATCACCATGATTCAATGGGATCAGTTGTCCATTACGGCCAGGGTGACCCTTACTCCCAGCACTCCATGCCTCAGCACCCCTCTTCTCACCATCAACATGCTcctcacacacctacacacactcaccttcatGCTCACTCCCACATGGATCTTCAGAAGAAGACACAAGACTCTGCGGAGATGGCTTACATGAGGAAAACGCCGGACCTGCAGCAGCATCATCACCAACACCAACAGGCGCATCAGCAGCAGCAAACCCCACATCATCAGACCCATCAGCAACAACAccaacaacagcaacagcagcagcgtCAGTCTCAATCCCAGACATTAATGGATTCTCCAACAGACCAGTCCCACCAACCTTCTCACCTTCTACAGTCAGTGCTGTCCCACACCACCCGCAGCAAAATGGAtcctcagcagcagcagcatacTTTAATGGAAGCTGCCAGTGGAGTCACAGCAGCAGAAACCCATACCCAGCCCCAGGCATCTCAGCTACAGCTACAGCTGCAGACCCAAGCTTTGGAAGCGGCGAGCCACTATGGACGAAGTTCCCAGCACCAGGACCAGAACCATGCGAAATCTACCACGGTGTCATCTTTGGACATGCTGGAGCGCTCCCTATCTCGGACATCGAGTCAGGAAGGAGGGATGATGGATGACAGGGTGGGGAATGAGGGAAGCAGAGGAAGTTCTGGAGGTACCACCGCTGCAAGTGTTGAGAGGCATAGGTCACAAGATCAGCAGAGACTTTCCTCTCACCATCCGCCTCAGCACCACCAGTCTGAGTTACATTCGTACCTCTCTGACCCCGATTTGGGCTTATCCACCCCTACTCATGGGCATCACCTttcccatcaccaccaccaaccGCAGCAGCCACCTCAAGCTTCTCAGCTCCCAAATTCCCACCACCAACACGCGCATCAACAGCATCCTTCTCAGCAAAGCCATCATCACCTTGCTGCTCAGTCAGCCTCTGCAACTGCACAGCAGCCGGAGCAGCCTCACCGTTCCGCTCAGCTTCCTCAAGGTCAGCTTGAGCAGCAGCATCAAGCCGACCACCACTTTGACACCCGGAGCTCAGCGGTGAAGAACAACCAGAGTCAGAATCAATCCCAGCAGAGCCAGAGATTTGTTCCACTGACGTCTATTTGTTTCCCGGACTCTCTGCTTCCAGACGAGGACCGTTCGTTTTTTCCTGCGATGGAGGACATGTTCTGCCCGGAGGAGTATAAATCAAGCTGTCCTGGAGGATCAGGGCAGAGCCAGGATGGAGTTGCTCAACCTCAGACAGGGCAAGAAGGCATGGAGGGCATGAAGGCAACTCCAGAAGGTGGAGGAGATGACACAGGAGCAAGCTACGACATGCTTGGCCCTCATGGCGATCAAGATTACGGGCAGTATTGCCATGATCTTTCCGAGCCTGACAACGCGACCATGCATCTGGATCTCGACTCCTTGAAGACCCATGAGCTCCCATCTACCGTCAATACGGAGCAGCTTGGCTTGATCCAGTCTCAGCCACCCAGTCTAGGAATGGGAAATGCCGGGAATGTTGGGGAAGGTTCTGGTGGCAAGCTGGGAAGTTCTGGAGGCACAGGATCTGGAACAGGGGGGCTCACTTCACCTATTTTTTGCTCGTCTCGTCCCAAGAAGCTCCTGAAGTCCAGCTCTTTCCACTTGCTAAAGGAGCGACCTGATCCGAATTCACTCCCCAAGAAGAGCTATGCACAGGAGTACGAGTTTGAAGACGATGAGGATAAGGCTAACGTTCCTGCTGACATTCGACTGAATAGCCGAAGACTTCCCGATTTGATTCCAGACCTGGTGTCCAGTTGCCGGAAGTCTGGAGGAACCATGAGCCCTCTAATGGGTGACTTGGATTTTGGATATCACTCTCTAGGACCTCCGCCACAATTGCTGCCTAACGATGGGCCCAAAAAGAGAGGCAGGAAGCCCACCAAGCCCAAACGGGAAGGACCTCCCAGACCTCGTGGCCGCCCACGCATTCGTCCCTTACCTGAGCCCCATCACTCCAGGGGCATGCTGGGAGAGTGTGGAGGAGGGTATCTTGCAGAGAGAGGCAGGACCAGAGGGAGAGGCAGAGGGAGAGGCCGGCGAGATGAGACTATGATGGACATGGACAGCAAGGAGCAGGGTCAGCTGTATCAACAGCACATGCAGCAACAGTCCATGCATCACCAGTCACAGCAGCAGGAGCCAATCAAACCTATCAAG ATTAAGCTCCCAATCGGTACCATGTCGTCTTCTGATGCCCTGCTGCGGACCGACTCTTTGTCTGGTACTGACCCGGCCCTCTCTGACGGTTCTGTGGGCTCGGCTCCTTCATTGGGTCTGAGCCCAGGGACGCCAGGGGTGCCTGATCTCAATAGACCTCAAGACAAGAATAAGTCTAAAACCCAAGAG ATGGAGGAAAAGGAGTCGGAAAAGACCGGATTTGTGGCATCTTTTCTGGATTTTCTGAAGTCCGGCAAAAGGTCAGGGAGCAGCTCTGGCAACGGCGATTCCTCTCCAGGAAAAAGTGGAGGTATCCGCCCCATATCCCCTCCACCCCCGCCTCCACCAGCTCCTGCAGCTTCGTCTGCTTATGGGGACAGTGAAGGAGATGGTGGTCTCTCTTTGGGCGGGTGCCCGAGCCCTTGCAAGCGCTTGGACGAAGAGCTGAAGAGAAACCTGGAGACGCTCCCCTCCTTTTCTTCAGATGAAGAGGACTCTGTGGGGAAGAACCAGGATCTGCAGAAGAGCATCTCCTCCGCCATCTCTGCCCTGTACGACACTCCACAGCTCAGCACCACCACCATGCAGCCTCCCTCGctccctccacctcctcccGCACCTctgacaccaacacaacaccCACCGTCTCTGAGCCCGCAAACTCCAACGCACTTGCACACGCAGCCTCCTTCTCAAGCTCACACGCAGTCCATGGAGCCAGCCGTGTTACAGAGAGAAGAGCAGGATGACGAGGCTGAAGAGGAGAAAATGAAAGACGTGGACgacgaagaggaggaggaggaagagaaagaagcaCTGGAGAAAGAACCAGAAATGGAGATGCTGACTATTCCAAAAGTAGGAG ACTCACCTAAAGAAGCTCCACAGACAGCAGCTCCCTCTTCCCTTCCACCTCTCTTCCCGTCTTCCCCTGAACCTTCATCTTCTCCCTCtccacctcctcttcctcctctctccctcccatcACCTCTTCCTCAGCTGGAGGAGAATCCCTCTCCAATACAGcagtctcctcctcctccatccagTCCGGTGGCTCCTTCTTTACCTGTTCTCtctcctccagctccagctccccCTCCTTCAGCCTCTCCTCCACACTCCTCTCCTCcaccctcctctcctcctcctcctcctcccattcccactcctcctccagctcctccacagCCCGCTCCAGCTCCTTCCTCTCCGGAAGAGACCCCAGTTCCTCAGATCCTGCCCTTACACCTAGCACAGAAACAGAGTGGAGCTGCCATCACAGGAGAGACGGATGAGGACGAGAGCGAGAGCGCAGGGGAGGGGATTttcagagagagggatgagttcGTGGTACGGATCGAGGACATCAGGACACTTAAG ATGGCCCTCCAGACCGGACGTGAGCCTCCTCCCATCTGGAGAGTGCAGAAAGCCCTGCTGCAGAAATTCGCACCAGAGATCAAAGATGGACAGAGACAATTCTGTGCCACTAGCAAT TATCTTGGTTATTTTGGAGATGCTAAGAAACGGTACCAGCGGCTGTATGTGAAGTTCTTGGAGAACGTGAATAAGAAAGACTATGTAAGGGTCTGTTCTCGCAAGCCCTGGCACAGACCCTCCGTAACACTCAG ACGGCAGCAGTCTCAGTCGGTCCCAAAGATTGCAGCGCCCCCTAACAACCAGCCTCCTCCTCGCGCCACAAGAGACGAGAGagcaaaagacagagagaatgcgaaagagaaagagcagcgTGAGGCCAGAGAGAAGAACAACGTCAGGGCAAAAGATCAGCAGGAGAAGGAGCGCATGGCCAAGCTGAAGGAGCgagaggagaagaaggagagggagaagaaaatgctgcctcctccccTAGCTCCTCAGAAGACAGAGAAGCGGTCGGcagcgatggagcgagcgaagTCCAAAGAGGAGAAAAAGGCCCAAGAGGAGAAAAGGGTGGAGCGCAAGACGTCCGTGAAGCAGCAGCCGGTAAAAGTGAAGGCAGAGCCACCGCCCAAGAAGAGGAGGAAGTGGCTAAAGGTGCCAGAGGTTCCTTCATCATCAGAGTCGGACTCCTCAGCCAGCGAGGAAGAGA TCTCTGTGAAAGCCGGCCTGAACACGCGTGTGATGAAGGAGATGTACCGAAGTTACGTGGAGATGCTGGTGAGCACGGCTCTGGATCCGGATATGATCCAGGCTCTGGAGGACACCGAAG aTGAACTGTACCTCCCTCCGATGCGAAAAATTGACAGCATCCTCGTTGAGCAAAAGAGGAAGCTTCTGAAGCGAGTCAACATGAGCTCGCAGCACCAG GAGGCGCTTCACGCCTTCCCCCAGATTAAAGCAGAGCCCCTGGACTCTGGGACAGTGAGGCTGAGGCTTGGAGGGGAGTGCTACAACCGGAAAACGCTGAACCGTGTCAAAAAGAGTGTCCCCAAACCACAG GACTTCAAACTGTCAACAGAGATGTGTCGATTCTACAGTCTTTACCATTCTCTGCATCATTACAAATATCACACTTTCTTAATCTGTAAGAAAGAG ACCGTCGCCGTAGAGCAGGCCTCAGAAGATCCCGGGCAGGAGGAGGTAGTTCAGCAGTGCATGGCCAATCAGAGCTGGCTAGACACGCTGTTCAACTCCTTCTTAGAGCTGATGACCCTCAGTGCCAAAGCCTGA